Proteins encoded in a region of the Syntrophorhabdales bacterium genome:
- the tig gene encoding trigger factor produces MKVQVENVDRVRRKIEVILDEENVRELENSIYEDLRKKARIKGFRPGKVPRSVLSTYYKDVLDDELKRKIAEDTIAAALSEANVDPVSEPSITFYDEKDTYGYTMECEVAPDFELPQYKGLEVEVEPLKISSEDVDNRLDALKQMHAEVATKESGDADKGDFVVIKYEGFVDGKPLKDAKSDAYPLDLGSSTLAPEFESAIIGMKVGEEKEVEIAFAADYPDKEVASKKATFKVLLKEVKQKRLPEINDEFAKDLGFENMDRLRQSVSAELQKEKENERRNKISDKILDQLLAKADIPVPGRLLEKRLTAMVQEAKSRMKANRLGAEEERNIDILLRKELEPQAEKGIRAGMLFGRIAKEETIQVEDSDVEERIKKIAEDTKRGYDYIKDLYEKHNLLDNLRSSLMEEKTMDLLIGSAQLKETV; encoded by the coding sequence ATGAAGGTTCAGGTTGAGAATGTTGACCGTGTCAGAAGAAAGATCGAAGTGATCCTCGATGAGGAGAACGTGCGCGAATTGGAAAACAGCATCTATGAGGACCTGAGAAAGAAAGCAAGGATAAAAGGGTTTCGGCCGGGCAAGGTCCCCCGGTCAGTATTGTCTACCTACTATAAAGATGTCCTGGATGACGAACTGAAGAGAAAGATCGCGGAGGACACGATTGCCGCTGCGCTTTCGGAGGCGAACGTTGATCCGGTAAGCGAACCTTCGATCACGTTCTATGATGAGAAGGATACATATGGCTACACCATGGAATGCGAAGTGGCTCCGGATTTCGAGTTGCCCCAGTACAAGGGCCTGGAAGTTGAAGTAGAACCGCTAAAGATAAGTTCCGAAGATGTCGATAACAGGTTAGATGCATTAAAACAGATGCACGCCGAAGTCGCGACGAAAGAGAGCGGCGACGCCGATAAGGGGGATTTCGTCGTAATAAAATATGAAGGCTTCGTTGACGGCAAGCCTCTCAAGGATGCCAAAAGCGACGCCTACCCCCTCGATCTTGGTTCGAGTACGCTTGCGCCTGAATTTGAAAGCGCGATCATCGGCATGAAAGTCGGCGAGGAGAAAGAGGTAGAGATAGCCTTCGCAGCCGACTATCCCGATAAGGAGGTCGCGTCAAAGAAAGCGACATTCAAGGTGCTTCTGAAAGAAGTAAAGCAGAAAAGACTGCCTGAAATTAATGATGAGTTCGCGAAGGATCTTGGCTTTGAGAACATGGATCGTTTAAGACAGAGCGTCTCTGCTGAGTTGCAAAAGGAGAAGGAGAACGAGAGAAGAAACAAGATTTCTGACAAGATTCTCGACCAACTGCTTGCCAAGGCCGATATCCCTGTGCCCGGCCGCCTCCTTGAAAAACGGCTGACGGCCATGGTGCAGGAAGCAAAATCACGCATGAAAGCGAACAGGCTCGGCGCTGAAGAGGAGCGGAATATCGACATCCTCCTTCGCAAAGAGCTCGAGCCGCAGGCGGAGAAGGGAATCAGGGCCGGCATGCTGTTCGGCCGCATAGCAAAAGAAGAGACCATACAGGTTGAAGATAGTGATGTGGAGGAGCGCATTAAAAAGATTGCAGAAGACACAAAGAGAGGCTATGATTATATAAAAGATCTTTACGAAAAACATAACCTGCTTGATAACCTCAGGTCGAGCCTGATGGAAGAAAAGACAATGGATCTTCTTATAGGCAGCGCACAGTTGAAGGAGACAGTATGA
- a CDS encoding glutamine--tRNA ligase/YqeY domain fusion protein, with the protein MTPTDVSPQTDFIREIIDDELKQGKRGGRVATRFPPEPNGYLHIGHAKSVCLNFGIAAQYRGTCNLRMDDTDPAGESLEYVESIINDVHWLGFDWADRLFYASDYFEQLYQFAVQLIKSGKAYVDGLSADEIREYRGTLTAPGKESPDRNRSAEENLDLFARMRAGEFEDGRYVLRAKIDMASPNVVMRDPVIYRIKRAPHYRTGTNWVIYPMYDFAHCLSDSVENITHSICTLEFENNRPLYDWFVNELIEGDRPRQIEFARLNLSYTILSKRRLIQLVEQNYVSGWDDPRMPTVAGMRRRGYPPEAIRDFCAKIGVAKNDNLVDITLLEACVRDHLNERAPRAMAVLKPLRVVLDNYPEGQVEEFESANHPQNPSMGNRKVPFSRILYIEQEDFSENPPKKYKRLAPGREVRLRNAYVIKCESVTKNETTGDVLEVHCSYDPSTRNGPPADGRKVEGVVHWVSAAHAIPAEVRLYDRLFRVADPASGSDDFTSLLNPASLETLVQCRLEPSLASAQPGSGYQFERLGYFCSDLKDSKPDKLVFNRIVALRDSWGKIAAQG; encoded by the coding sequence ATGACGCCAACGGATGTTTCTCCACAGACCGATTTCATACGTGAGATCATCGATGACGAACTCAAACAAGGCAAGCGCGGAGGACGCGTTGCCACGCGTTTTCCACCCGAACCGAATGGCTATCTTCACATAGGCCATGCCAAGTCCGTATGTCTCAATTTCGGTATCGCAGCGCAATACAGGGGTACCTGCAACCTGCGTATGGATGATACCGATCCTGCGGGTGAGTCGCTGGAATACGTCGAGTCAATCATCAACGATGTTCACTGGCTGGGGTTTGACTGGGCGGACCGGCTGTTTTATGCGTCCGATTACTTTGAGCAGCTTTATCAATTCGCTGTCCAGCTTATCAAGTCAGGCAAGGCGTACGTCGATGGTCTCAGCGCCGACGAGATCAGGGAATACCGCGGCACCCTGACTGCGCCCGGAAAGGAAAGCCCCGATCGCAACCGCTCCGCCGAGGAGAACCTTGACCTGTTCGCCCGGATGCGGGCAGGTGAATTCGAGGACGGAAGGTATGTGCTCCGGGCGAAAATCGACATGGCCTCTCCCAACGTTGTCATGCGGGACCCTGTCATTTACCGCATAAAACGCGCACCTCATTATCGTACCGGCACCAACTGGGTGATTTACCCGATGTATGACTTTGCCCACTGCCTCTCTGATTCCGTAGAAAATATCACGCACTCCATCTGCACGCTGGAGTTCGAAAATAATCGACCCTTGTATGACTGGTTCGTGAATGAGCTCATTGAAGGGGATCGCCCGCGCCAGATCGAATTCGCCCGGTTGAATCTGAGTTATACGATCTTGAGCAAGCGCAGACTAATCCAGCTTGTTGAGCAGAACTACGTTAGCGGCTGGGACGATCCCCGCATGCCCACGGTCGCCGGCATGAGGCGGCGCGGGTATCCGCCTGAGGCGATCAGAGACTTCTGTGCAAAGATAGGCGTGGCCAAGAATGACAATCTCGTTGACATCACGCTTCTTGAGGCATGCGTGCGTGATCACCTGAACGAGCGGGCACCACGGGCTATGGCTGTTTTAAAGCCCCTTCGGGTTGTGCTCGACAATTACCCGGAGGGCCAGGTGGAAGAGTTTGAATCTGCCAATCATCCGCAGAACCCTTCGATGGGTAACCGCAAAGTGCCATTCTCAAGGATCCTCTACATCGAACAGGAGGATTTCAGCGAGAACCCGCCGAAGAAATACAAGCGTCTCGCGCCGGGCCGTGAAGTGAGGCTCCGCAACGCGTACGTCATAAAATGTGAGAGCGTCACAAAGAACGAGACCACAGGTGACGTTCTCGAGGTGCACTGCTCCTACGATCCCTCTACGCGCAACGGCCCTCCTGCCGACGGCCGCAAAGTAGAGGGTGTCGTTCACTGGGTTTCCGCTGCACACGCGATCCCTGCGGAGGTGAGGCTGTACGACAGGCTCTTCCGGGTGGCGGACCCTGCAAGCGGTTCTGATGATTTTACCAGTCTCTTGAATCCGGCATCCCTTGAAACACTTGTGCAGTGCCGGCTGGAGCCGAGCCTCGCATCGGCGCAGCCGGGCAGCGGCTACCAGTTTGAACGCCTGGGCTATTTCTGCTCCGACCTGAAAGACTCCAAACCCGACAAACTGGTGTTCAATCGCATCGTAGCACTGCGTGACTCGTGGGGTAAGATCGCGGCGCAAGGGTAG
- a CDS encoding PAS domain-containing protein, with product MGRPIVHIVSNLQYEGLVKDAQEVLQTLTSKEVQLQTREGNRYVMRILPYRTVDNVIDGVVVTFIDINALRRPAELLNKELVGAQTAIDARLIGQAMREPVLMLNAEKRVIGASLRKLLYEALPQQNERGHNSPSHVCSVM from the coding sequence GTGGGCCGGCCCATCGTTCATATCGTCTCAAACCTCCAGTACGAGGGCCTTGTCAAGGATGCCCAGGAGGTGCTCCAGACGCTCACTTCCAAAGAGGTGCAGCTCCAGACCAGGGAGGGAAACCGGTACGTAATGCGCATCCTGCCCTACCGGACCGTGGACAACGTGATCGACGGCGTTGTCGTCACCTTTATCGACATCAATGCCCTGAGGCGCCCCGCAGAACTGCTCAATAAGGAGCTCGTGGGAGCCCAGACCGCAATCGATGCACGCCTCATCGGCCAGGCAATGCGGGAGCCGGTGCTGATGCTGAACGCAGAAAAAAGGGTCATCGGCGCAAGCCTCAGGAAGCTCCTCTACGAGGCCCTGCCGCAACAGAACGAACGCGGTCACAATTCCCCCAGCCACGTATGCAGTGTGATGTGA
- a CDS encoding ATP-binding protein — translation MVLDEVADNAHVQHKMEQVLKAGLRGRDLIKQILAFSRKSEKKRKRISLAHLVKETHALLRASLPATIRMPLVITTSDDYVLADSTQLQQVLMNLATNASDAMRDDGGELLIGLSSATFAQDSTPPDPDMAPGAYVKLTVKDTGAGMAEDVRQRIFEPFFTTKERGKGTGMGLAVVYGVVKSHKGGITVQSAQGQGSTFEVFLPQAKRMEAKQEETRVSGLPTGMERILFVDDEELLVEMARDTLEYLGYHVTATPSVAEAWNLFLEDPYRFDLVITDQTMPDLTGISLAQKMLKVRKTIPIILCTGHSETVSAEKAREVGVRAFVMKPTTKKELAETIRRVLGARTG, via the coding sequence ATGGTGCTCGACGAAGTCGCCGACAACGCACATGTTCAGCACAAGATGGAACAGGTACTGAAGGCAGGTCTTCGCGGCAGAGACCTGATCAAACAGATTCTCGCCTTCAGCCGCAAAAGCGAAAAAAAACGGAAAAGGATCAGTCTGGCCCACCTCGTTAAGGAGACCCACGCGCTGCTCAGGGCGTCACTCCCCGCCACAATCAGGATGCCTCTTGTCATCACCACGAGCGACGACTATGTCCTTGCAGACTCCACACAGCTGCAGCAGGTCCTCATGAACCTTGCCACAAACGCGTCCGATGCCATGCGGGATGACGGAGGCGAGCTCTTGATAGGGCTCTCCTCCGCTACCTTCGCTCAAGACAGTACCCCTCCTGACCCTGACATGGCGCCCGGCGCCTACGTGAAGCTGACCGTGAAGGACACGGGTGCCGGTATGGCCGAAGATGTGCGGCAGAGGATATTCGAACCCTTCTTCACCACTAAGGAGAGGGGTAAAGGAACCGGCATGGGCCTTGCCGTGGTCTACGGGGTGGTCAAGAGCCATAAGGGCGGTATCACGGTGCAGAGCGCACAAGGACAGGGCTCCACCTTCGAGGTATTCCTGCCCCAAGCCAAAAGGATGGAAGCAAAGCAGGAAGAGACGCGGGTCTCAGGGCTGCCCACCGGCATGGAGCGGATACTCTTTGTCGATGATGAGGAGCTGCTCGTGGAGATGGCACGGGATACGCTTGAGTACCTCGGGTATCACGTGACGGCCACTCCAAGCGTTGCGGAGGCTTGGAATCTCTTTCTTGAAGACCCCTACAGGTTTGATCTCGTTATCACGGATCAGACCATGCCCGACCTCACCGGGATAAGCCTTGCGCAGAAGATGCTCAAGGTACGCAAGACGATCCCTATCATCCTCTGCACCGGGCACAGTGAGACAGTATCGGCGGAAAAAGCAAGAGAAGTCGGTGTCCGCGCCTTCGTGATGAAACCAACAACAAAGAAAGAACTGGCAGAAACCATACGGCGGGTCCTGGGTGCCCGGACGGGCTGA
- a CDS encoding PAS domain S-box protein, whose product MTKRSRTQMDELRKKAEETLEQSLSYPREHDPDKLAHELSVHQIELEMQNEELRKSQIELEASREKYFDLYDLAPVAYVTIDENGLITEANLTSFSLLGVERRHLIGRPLSAFIDQAYQDAFYRHRRHVLMAGNKRTCELVLRRKDGTLFPAELQSVALVSGERPVMRSVVIDLTERKRSEERLQEAQRMAAIGTLAGAVSPTTSITYLRLLSASPRWCSTKSPTTHMFSTRWNRY is encoded by the coding sequence ATGACCAAGAGAAGCAGAACGCAGATGGATGAGCTACGAAAAAAAGCAGAAGAAACGCTTGAGCAGTCGTTGTCTTACCCCCGGGAGCACGACCCGGACAAGCTGGCCCACGAACTCTCCGTGCATCAGATCGAACTGGAGATGCAGAACGAAGAGTTGCGCAAGAGCCAGATCGAACTCGAGGCATCGAGGGAGAAATACTTCGATTTGTATGATCTTGCGCCGGTCGCCTATGTGACCATCGATGAGAACGGGCTGATAACAGAGGCGAACCTGACCTCCTTCTCCCTGCTTGGGGTTGAGCGACGTCATCTCATCGGCCGTCCCTTGTCTGCCTTTATAGACCAGGCTTATCAGGACGCCTTCTACCGCCACAGGCGCCACGTGCTCATGGCAGGGAACAAACGGACCTGCGAGCTCGTGCTGAGAAGGAAAGACGGTACACTCTTCCCCGCAGAACTACAGAGCGTCGCCCTGGTTTCCGGTGAGCGCCCCGTGATGCGTTCGGTGGTGATCGACCTCACGGAGCGCAAGCGCTCTGAAGAGCGGCTCCAGGAGGCCCAGAGAATGGCGGCTATCGGCACCCTCGCCGGGGCGGTATCGCCCACGACTTCAATAACATACTTGCGGCTATTATCGGCTTCACCGAGATGGTGCTCGACGAAGTCGCCGACAACGCACATGTTCAGCACAAGATGGAACAGGTACTGA